From a single Natronorubrum tibetense GA33 genomic region:
- a CDS encoding helix-turn-helix domain-containing protein, whose translation MGESQSVHGTRVTLELWHPNCWAIESTDRVGGGILAHAIYTAPTTEGESVNGLFTAFGQTVDEVEGLIEEIRESPLAGEVLELQERFGRRQSSSVPGNVVREFFLEYDPQDMICPTLLEHGFVHSAPVRIENGQEYWEVGFAGEREGVQTEIDRVCEDGDAEITVESITSTPTGEPERKHRMDTLTSTQREVFELARNQGYYQWPRGVSTRELAAELDISKTTLLDHLRKAESKLLDPDDLGRN comes from the coding sequence ATGGGGGAGAGCCAGTCAGTACACGGCACTCGGGTGACACTCGAACTGTGGCATCCGAACTGCTGGGCGATTGAATCGACCGATCGAGTTGGCGGAGGCATTCTGGCACACGCGATTTACACGGCACCGACGACGGAAGGGGAATCAGTCAACGGACTGTTCACTGCCTTCGGACAGACGGTCGACGAAGTCGAAGGGTTGATCGAGGAAATACGCGAGTCGCCCCTAGCCGGCGAAGTACTCGAATTGCAGGAGCGGTTCGGACGACGGCAATCCTCGTCGGTTCCGGGCAACGTCGTTCGGGAGTTTTTCCTCGAGTACGATCCGCAGGACATGATCTGTCCGACGCTGCTCGAGCACGGATTCGTCCACAGCGCGCCGGTTCGAATCGAGAACGGACAGGAGTACTGGGAAGTCGGGTTCGCCGGCGAGCGAGAGGGCGTCCAGACAGAAATCGACCGCGTCTGTGAGGACGGCGACGCCGAGATCACCGTCGAGTCCATCACGAGTACCCCAACGGGCGAACCCGAGCGCAAGCACCGAATGGATACGCTCACCAGCACGCAGCGCGAAGTGTTCGAACTCGCACGTAACCAGGGCTATTACCAGTGGCCTCGCGGCGTCTCAACGCGGGAACTCGCGGCCGAACTCGATATCTCGAAGACGACATTGCTCGAC